The Armatimonadota bacterium DNA segment CACCGCCAACGTGTACGGCTGGAAGCTGGGCGAGGGAATCACCGAGCAGATTATCGGACGATGGTTCGCTCAGGGCGGCGGACGACGTGAGAAAGTGGTCCTTGCCACCAAGGTGTATAACCCCATGGGCAACTGGCCCAACGAGTCACGTCTGTCTATCCTGCACATCAAGCGCGCTTGCGAGGACAGCCTGCGCCGCCTGCAGACAGATTATATCGACCTCTACCAGATGCACCACGTCGACCGTGACTGTCCCTGGGAAGAGGTATGGCAGGCGATGGAGCAGTTGTATCGCGAGGGCAAGATACTGTATGTGGGCAGCAGCAACTTCGCGGGATGGCATATCACACAGGCGCAAGAGATTGCCAAACAGCGTCACTTCATGGGGCTGGTGTCCGAACAGAGCCTGTATAACCTGACCGCCCGCATGATTGAGCTGGAGGTCATTCCTGCCTGCCAGGCGTACGGCATCGGTATCATCCCGTGGAGCCCGCTGGCTGGCGGACTGCTGGGGGGCGTGTTGCAGGGTGTGAAAGAGGGACGACGCGCCTCGGAAGGCATCCAGAAACGCATCGAGCAGATGCGCGATAAGCTGGAGGCTTGGGAGAACCTGTGCAAGGAGCTGGGCGATTCGCCTGCCAACGTCGCGCTGGCGTGGTTGTTGCACCAGCCTGCGGTCACCGCGCCTATTATCGGTCCGCGCACCGTCGAGCAGCTGGACGCAACGATGCGCTGTCTGGATATCCAGCTGAGCGAAGAAGTGCTGAAGAAGCTGGACGAAATCTTCCCCGGTCCGGGTGGTCCGGCGCCGGAAGCGTATGCGTGGTAGCAAACTCTCCCCCGCAGGCGACTGCCTGCGGGGGCACGCTTTACAGCTGATCCTCCTCTTTCACTTCCAGCGGGGCGCGGTAATACTCCTCCGGCTTGGTGTAAGCGGGGGAGTGGTACTGCGGGATCATCTGGGCACAGCCGCGCCGACAACCTTCCACACACGCTCCACAGATAATGCACCGGAATGGTTCGAAAACCAGTTCACGCTCGGCACGGTTCACTCGAATAGCCCCGGCGGGGCAGCGCAGGGCGCAGGCTCCGCAGAAGATGCATCGGCTGATATCGAAGATGATTCTTCCGCGCGCCCGCACGAAGGCTTCGCGCCGCTGATAAGGATGTGGGCGGGTCGCCGGTTTGGAGACCAGATTCCCCACCACAGTTGGTAGCATCTTCGGCATCGCTGTTCTCCTCTCAACGCTCCGTGCAGCTGATGCACGGGTCGATGGACAGAGTGATTACCGGCACGTCGGCGAACTCCGCGCCGGGCAGCATCTCCAGCAAGGTCGGCACGTTGGCGAGTGTTGGAGTCCGCACGCGCATCCGCTCCAGATTCTTGGTACCGTTGCCCACCACGAAGTACATCAGCTCACCACGCGGTGCTTCCACACGCGCAATGGCTTTACCGTTCGGGTTGCCGCGCGGTTTCGTTTGAATGTCGCCCTCGGGCAGGCGTTGCAGCGCTTGACGGATCAGGTCGATAGTCTGGAAACACTCTCGCGCCCGCACCACGGCGCGCGCGTAGCTGTCGCCTGCCTGTTCTACCACGGGCTGGAAGTTGAGCTCGCCGTATGCGGCGTAGCCCGTCATGCGCACATCTTGCGCGACCCCACTTGCCCGTAGAGTAGGACCCACAGCGCCAAGACGTAAAGCCTGGTCGGCGGTCAATACGCCTTTACCGACGGTGCGCTTCTTGACGGTGTAGTCCTCCAGTATCACAGGCAGTATCGCGTTCAGCTGCTTCTCGCATTCGGCAAGGGTATTCAGTGTTTCTTCTATCTGCTCATCCGCCATATCGCGGCGCACTCCGCCGATGGTATTGACGGAGATAATCACCCGGTTGCCCGCCGTCTTCTCCAGAACGTCCATCACCATCTCGCGGATGCGCCAGAGATGCATGAACAGGCTCTCAAAGCCAAACGCATCTGCCAGCAACCCCAGCCAGAGCAGGTGGCTGTGCAGACGATGCAGTTCCGTCCACACCACGCGCAGGTAGTTGGCACGCGGCGGTGGCTCGATGCCCAGCAGTTTTTCCACCGCCAGGCAGTAAGCCAGTCCGTGTGTGGCACTGCAGATACCGCAGATGCGCTCTACCAGGTACACGTTCAGCGGGTAGTCGTTTTTCTCGCCCGCCTTCTCGATACCTCGATGGATGTATCCCAGGGCGGGCAATACCTGCCCGATATTCTCATCTTCCAGCGTGATGCGCAGCTGTATCGCCTCGGGCAGGACGGGATGCTGGGGACCGAAGGGCAAAATGGTTTTAACTGCCATCGCCGTTCCTCCTTGCCGATTCTACCTGCTTGCGCATGGGAGGCGCAGGTACCTCTTCGGACACCAGCATTCTGCCCTGATAGTCGACGTGGAGCCCATCTATATGCAGACCAAACAGGTCCTTCATCTCGTTCTCCGCCACGAAGGCGCAAAAGTAGACGGGCGTGATGCTGGGTAACGCCTCGTCCTTGTCGAGAGTGACCAGCAGATGGGTTAGCTCCAGATTGCGGTCGAAGTGGTAATACACGTCGAACCGATCGCCGTTATCGATACAGGTGGTGGTGATGAAACGCATTCCCTGTGCGGCGAGTTCCTCCACGCGCTGCAGGAGATTTTCTCTGGGCACCACCTGTACGTTCTCGATGTCAGGTAGTTCAGGGTGATGTCCGTGCGCCTCGCCCATCGTTTTCCTCACTTTCCACGTTTGATCGGCATGTGCTCTGACATGCGCTCCACCGCCATGAGCACGCCTTCGATAATCGCTTCGGGCTTGGCAGCACACCCAGGAATATAAACATCCACCGGTATCACTTTATCCACCCCGCCGAGGCAGTTATAGCAGTCGCGGAATACGCCGCCGGAACAGGCACAGGTGCCCACCGCGACCACTGCCTTCGGAGAGGGCATCTGCTCATACAGGTTGCGAAGCACCCGCGCTCCCCGATGGGTTACCGGACCGGTCACCAGAAGCACGTCCGCATGTTTGGGGTTCCCGACGTTCACGATGCCAAATCGTTCGAGGTCATACATCGGGGTCAAACAGGAGAGGATTTCTATATCGCACCCGTTGCAGCTGCCCGAATTGTAGTGCAGCACCCACGGGGATTTCATCCTGGCTTTGTCTATCAGTTTCATGATGCTTTACCTCGTTGTCCCGCTCGCCGTTGAGCAGAAGTTGTGACTTTATCTATTTTATTTACCATATTAAATATACCACGTTTAGAGCGCAAAAGCAAGGGTGTTGGGAGCCATGACGACGGAAAGAATTTTTCTGGGAGAAATGGACACAGTCTATCGGAAGCAGGCAGGAAAAACGCGCTCTTTTTGTGAATAAAGACACACACGCAATATCCATTCCAGGAACGCAGGTTATACAAGATGCGTATCGGAGTCACGCAGGAAACTTTTCCGGGCGAAACACGGGTAGCGCTGGTTCCGTCGGCGATCGCTGCGCTGAAGAAGGCGAAGGCAGAGGTGCTGGTGCAGACGGGGGCAGGTAGGGCAGCGGGATTTTCCGATCTGGAGTACGCCGAAGCAGGGGCGACCGTACTGCCCTCACGCGAGGAGGTGATCGCCAGCGCGGATATTCTCCTGCAGGTGCGTGCGCTGGGAGCAAACCCTGATGGCTGGAAAGCAGACCTGTCGCTGGCGCGGGAGGGGCAGGTGTGGATTGCGATGATGGACCCGCTCTGGGCGCCTGAGCCGGTTGTCGAGGCAGCTCAGAAGGGCATGATTGCCTTTGCGCTGGAGCTGGTTCCGCGCATCACACGTGCCCAGCCGATGGACGTACTCTCCTCGCAATCCAACCTCGCAGGCTACAAGGCGGTGCTGCTGGCGGCTTCGGCTCTGCCCAAAATCTTCCCCATGATGATGACCGCCGCGGGCACCATTACTCCGGCTCGCGTGTTTGTCATCGGCGCGGGGGTGGCGGGCTTGCAGGCGATAGCCACTGCCAGGCGACTGGGAGCGGTAGTCAGCGCATACGATGTGCGTCCTGCTGTTCGCGAACAGGTGGAAAGCCTGGGAGCACGCTTCGTGGAGCTGCCTCTGGAAGTACAGGACGCACAAGACACGGGTGGCTACGCCAAGGCTCTGGGGGAAGACTTCTACCGCCGGCAGGCGGAGATGATGAAAGGCGTACTGCCCGAGAACGATGTGGTGATTACCACCGCAGCGGTGCCGGGACAGCGCGCACCGGTGTTGATTACCCGCGAGATGGTGGAAGGAATGCGCCCCGGCTCGGTGATTGTGGACCTTGCGGCAGAGCGCGGAGGCAACTGTGAACTGACCCAGCCCGGGCAAACGGTGGTGCATCAGGGAGTGACCATCATGGGTCCCGCCAATCTCCCAGCCACCATACCCTATCATGCCAGCCAGCTCTACGCCAAGAACATCAGCAGCTTCACCCTGAACTTGCTCAAAGAAGGTGAACTGAGGCTGGACATGGAGGACCAGATTCTCAGCGAGACGCTGCTAACGCGGGACGGGCAGGTGGTTCATCCGCGCGTTCGCGAAAAGCTGGGTGTGAGCACGTAAGGAGGCAACAGCATGAACATACAGGAGATTCTCAACTACATATTCGTCTTTGTGCTGGCAACCTTCATCGGCTTCGAGGTGATACGTCGGGTATCGCCGCTACTGCACACACCACTGATGTCGCTCACCAACGCCATCTCCGCGATTAGCCTGGTAGGCGCGTTGCTGGTGCTGGGGGCGGAGCATGATACGCTCTCGATGGTGCTGGCGGGCGTCGCGGTCACTGCTGCGGCGATTAACGTGGTCAGCGGTTTTCTCATCACCGACCGCATGTTGAAGATGTTCAAGAAGCGTGAGCCGGGCGAGCGAGGGAGGTCGTCATGAGCACGCAGGAGATCATCGCGCAAGCCAGCTACATCGTCGCCGCGGCGCTGTTTATCCTGTCGCTGAAGTGGCTCAGCGCGGTACCTACTGCCCGTCGTGGGGTCATCGCGGGGGAAGTAGGTATGGTTCTCGCTATCGGTGCCACCCTGATGTTGCCCGAGATTGTGAGCTATAAATGGATTATCCTCACCCTGCTCATCGGCACAGCCATCGGTATCCCCATCGCTTACCTGATGCCGATGACTCATGTGCCTCAGCGAACCGCCCTCTCGCACTCTTTTGGCGGTCTGGCGGTAGGACTGGTGGGAACCTCCAAGTACTACCTGTGGAATGCTCAGGAACCCGAACGCCTCACTACCTTCATCACGGCGGTGCTGTGCTTCGAAGTGTTGCTGGGCTTCCTCACCTTCACCGGTAGCCTGATGGCTTTCGGCAAGCTGCAGGAGATTATCCCCACTCGCCCCATCGTGTATCGTGGGCAGAACTTCGTGAACCTTTCCGTGCTGGCGATCGCCATCGCCATCGGTGTGTACCTGGTCATCCACCCTGCGCAGACGGCGCTGTTTCCGATTTACATCGTGCTGGCACTGGCTTTTGGCGTGATGCTGATTCTGCCCATCGGTGGCGCGGACATGCCGACGGTGATTGCGCTGTTGAACTCCTACGCGGGCATCTCGGCGTCAGCAATGGGCTTCGTGCTGCAGAATAAGCTGCTGGTGGTTGCGGGCGCACTGGACGGCTCGTCGGGCTTCATCCTCTCGGTCATCATGTGCAAGGCGATGAACCGTTCTTTCACGAACGTGCTGTTCGGCGCGTTCGGGCAGGTGTCGCCGCAGGCACTGAAGACGGAGGAGCGCACGGTGCGCAGCGCGACTCCCGAAGAGGCAGCGGATATCCTGCTGGCAGCGTCGTCGGTGGTTATCATCCCTGGCTACGGGATGGCGGTGGCACAGGCACAGCATAAGGTGCGCGAGCTGTTTGACCAGCTCACCCGACGCGGTATCGACGTGAAGTTTGGCATCCACCCGGTAGCGGGACGTATGCCCGGACACATGAACGTGCTGCTGGCAGAGGCAGACATCCCCTACGACCGCCTGTTCGAGATGGAGGACATCAACTCTGAAATGCCACATACCGACGTGGCGCTGGTCATCGGGGCGAACGATGTGGTGAACCCCGCTGCCAAGCATGATAAGGGCAGCCCCATCTACGGAATGCCCATCATTGAGGCGGACAAGGCGCGCACGGTGATGGTCATCAAGCGCAGTATGAACCCCGGCTTCGCAGGCATTGAAAACGAACTGTACTATATGGACAAGACGTTGATGCTTTTCGGCGATGCGAAGGCGTACCTGAGCGAGCTGGTGAAGGTGATTGGGCAGGAGAAGTGATCCCCACTGCTCTTGACACCCCTCCTTCCCTGCCGTAACATAAGGAGGGAGATGGGGATGCGGAAACACGAGGTTGCCTTTCCGTGGTATGAACCACCTAATGCCGTCAGCGGGTACAATCTCACCGGGAGGGGTGTGAAATGAGGCAACTGCTACATGGAGTGGTGAAAGACGGCGTGATTGTGCTGGAAGAGGGGCACGCCCTGCCCAACGGTACCGCTGTCATCGTCATACCAGATGAGGCGGCGAGCTTCCGCCCCGATTGGCAAAAGGCGTGGCAAACGGTCGGTATTGGCGTGGACCGTGAAGGCAGAACCGATATTAGCGAGAATGTAGACAGGTATCTGGCTGAGATCTATCACTCAGCTACTTCATAGGGTATCAAGTCAGGAAGCATGCTTCGTGAAATGACGACATCATACTGCTTCGCCGATACGGGATTTTTCTATGCTCTTGTGGACAGAGGGGATGCCTGGCACGCTGCATCGGTCAGTGTCTTGCGGGATGTGCAGCGAAAGGGCTTGGTGGTAATGACCTCCGATTTTGTCGTTGCTGAAACGCACGCTTTACTATTGCACCGGTTAGGAAGACACGCGGCGTTGCAGTGGCTGGATAATTTATCCGAATGGGTGCTTGTAGAAGCGGCTTTTCGGACAGACCTTTATCAGGCTTACGAGATACTGCACCATTATGCCGATCATGAATTTACTCTTACTGATGCGATCTCCTTCTCCCTGATGCGCAGACTGGGCATTCGTGTGGGATTGACAATGGACAGGCACTTCGCCGCATACGGGGAAGACCTCTTACTCTTTCCTCTGTTTGGAACAGAAATTCCCTAAAGGGCATACTTCCAGTGAGTACTCTTGACACCCCTCCTTCCCTGCCGTAACATAAGGAGGGAGGTGAGGAATGCGGAGGAACGTCGTTGCCCTTCTGATAGGTGTATTCGGACAGGTGATGAGCCTGTTCGTGTTGGCATCCGCGCAGCCGCTCCAGCAACCGCATAGCGTGGCGGTGGGCATGGA contains these protein-coding regions:
- a CDS encoding oxidoreductase, producing the protein MQYVRLGRSGLRVSRLCLGTMNFGPLTSEEDSYAIMDRALELGINFFDTANVYGWKLGEGITEQIIGRWFAQGGGRREKVVLATKVYNPMGNWPNESRLSILHIKRACEDSLRRLQTDYIDLYQMHHVDRDCPWEEVWQAMEQLYREGKILYVGSSNFAGWHITQAQEIAKQRHFMGLVSEQSLYNLTARMIELEVIPACQAYGIGIIPWSPLAGGLLGGVLQGVKEGRRASEGIQKRIEQMRDKLEAWENLCKELGDSPANVALAWLLHQPAVTAPIIGPRTVEQLDATMRCLDIQLSEEVLKKLDEIFPGPGGPAPEAYAW
- a CDS encoding NADH dehydrogenase; protein product: MAVKTILPFGPQHPVLPEAIQLRITLEDENIGQVLPALGYIHRGIEKAGEKNDYPLNVYLVERICGICSATHGLAYCLAVEKLLGIEPPPRANYLRVVWTELHRLHSHLLWLGLLADAFGFESLFMHLWRIREMVMDVLEKTAGNRVIISVNTIGGVRRDMADEQIEETLNTLAECEKQLNAILPVILEDYTVKKRTVGKGVLTADQALRLGAVGPTLRASGVAQDVRMTGYAAYGELNFQPVVEQAGDSYARAVVRARECFQTIDLIRQALQRLPEGDIQTKPRGNPNGKAIARVEAPRGELMYFVVGNGTKNLERMRVRTPTLANVPTLLEMLPGAEFADVPVITLSIDPCISCTER
- a CDS encoding ech hydrogenase subunit EchD codes for the protein MGEAHGHHPELPDIENVQVVPRENLLQRVEELAAQGMRFITTTCIDNGDRFDVYYHFDRNLELTHLLVTLDKDEALPSITPVYFCAFVAENEMKDLFGLHIDGLHVDYQGRMLVSEEVPAPPMRKQVESARRNGDGS
- a CDS encoding NADH ubiquinone oxidoreductase codes for the protein MKLIDKARMKSPWVLHYNSGSCNGCDIEILSCLTPMYDLERFGIVNVGNPKHADVLLVTGPVTHRGARVLRNLYEQMPSPKAVVAVGTCACSGGVFRDCYNCLGGVDKVIPVDVYIPGCAAKPEAIIEGVLMAVERMSEHMPIKRGK
- the pntA gene encoding NAD(P) transhydrogenase subunit alpha, translating into MRIGVTQETFPGETRVALVPSAIAALKKAKAEVLVQTGAGRAAGFSDLEYAEAGATVLPSREEVIASADILLQVRALGANPDGWKADLSLAREGQVWIAMMDPLWAPEPVVEAAQKGMIAFALELVPRITRAQPMDVLSSQSNLAGYKAVLLAASALPKIFPMMMTAAGTITPARVFVIGAGVAGLQAIATARRLGAVVSAYDVRPAVREQVESLGARFVELPLEVQDAQDTGGYAKALGEDFYRRQAEMMKGVLPENDVVITTAAVPGQRAPVLITREMVEGMRPGSVIVDLAAERGGNCELTQPGQTVVHQGVTIMGPANLPATIPYHASQLYAKNISSFTLNLLKEGELRLDMEDQILSETLLTRDGQVVHPRVREKLGVST
- a CDS encoding pyridine nucleotide transhydrogenase subunit alpha; protein product: MNIQEILNYIFVFVLATFIGFEVIRRVSPLLHTPLMSLTNAISAISLVGALLVLGAEHDTLSMVLAGVAVTAAAINVVSGFLITDRMLKMFKKREPGERGRSS
- the pntB gene encoding NAD(P) transhydrogenase subunit beta translates to MSTQEIIAQASYIVAAALFILSLKWLSAVPTARRGVIAGEVGMVLAIGATLMLPEIVSYKWIILTLLIGTAIGIPIAYLMPMTHVPQRTALSHSFGGLAVGLVGTSKYYLWNAQEPERLTTFITAVLCFEVLLGFLTFTGSLMAFGKLQEIIPTRPIVYRGQNFVNLSVLAIAIAIGVYLVIHPAQTALFPIYIVLALAFGVMLILPIGGADMPTVIALLNSYAGISASAMGFVLQNKLLVVAGALDGSSGFILSVIMCKAMNRSFTNVLFGAFGQVSPQALKTEERTVRSATPEEAADILLAASSVVIIPGYGMAVAQAQHKVRELFDQLTRRGIDVKFGIHPVAGRMPGHMNVLLAEADIPYDRLFEMEDINSEMPHTDVALVIGANDVVNPAAKHDKGSPIYGMPIIEADKARTVMVIKRSMNPGFAGIENELYYMDKTLMLFGDAKAYLSELVKVIGQEK
- a CDS encoding DNA-binding protein; translated protein: MTTSYCFADTGFFYALVDRGDAWHAASVSVLRDVQRKGLVVMTSDFVVAETHALLLHRLGRHAALQWLDNLSEWVLVEAAFRTDLYQAYEILHHYADHEFTLTDAISFSLMRRLGIRVGLTMDRHFAAYGEDLLLFPLFGTEIP